One Arthrobacter sp. StoSoilB20 DNA segment encodes these proteins:
- a CDS encoding TOBE domain-containing protein, giving the protein MPQIRISEAARFLGVSDDTVRRWTENGTLTAQKDPAGRLAVDGLELATLARDQSHLPDDPARVGSSARNRFVGLVTGITADKVMAQVELQCGPFRVVSLMSSEAVRDLGLELGSVATAVVKATTVIIETPQGKSII; this is encoded by the coding sequence ATGCCGCAAATACGAATTTCCGAGGCCGCCCGCTTTCTGGGTGTCAGTGACGACACCGTCAGGCGCTGGACTGAGAACGGAACGCTGACGGCGCAGAAGGATCCGGCCGGGCGTCTTGCCGTGGATGGCCTGGAACTCGCAACTCTTGCCCGCGACCAGTCCCATCTCCCGGATGACCCCGCCCGGGTTGGAAGTTCGGCCCGAAACCGCTTCGTCGGTTTGGTCACGGGGATCACGGCTGACAAGGTCATGGCGCAGGTGGAGCTTCAATGCGGCCCGTTCCGGGTGGTGTCACTCATGAGCAGTGAAGCCGTGAGGGACCTCGGGCTGGAGCTCGGTTCGGTAGCCACCGCCGTGGTCAAGGCCACCACCGTCATCATCGAGACTCCCCAGGGAAAGAGCATCATATGA
- a CDS encoding SRPBCC domain-containing protein yields the protein MSAEHFTLTMSREFDAPREKVFDAWMDPDKLAQWFGPVEVEAPREKIIVEPKVGGIWQVVMVWSDEDGEQEAPIEAVISELEAPALLVAKAKAAPDADHEFEEMRLEFEDLNGRTRMNVTQGPFESQEWVDMTRDGWGTSFDKLDDLLA from the coding sequence ATGAGCGCGGAACACTTCACCCTGACCATGAGCCGTGAGTTTGACGCTCCTCGCGAGAAGGTTTTCGACGCTTGGATGGATCCTGACAAGCTCGCGCAGTGGTTCGGCCCCGTTGAGGTGGAGGCGCCCCGCGAGAAGATCATTGTTGAGCCGAAGGTGGGCGGCATCTGGCAGGTGGTCATGGTGTGGTCGGACGAGGATGGGGAGCAAGAAGCCCCCATTGAAGCTGTGATCTCTGAACTGGAAGCCCCGGCTCTCCTGGTTGCGAAGGCCAAAGCTGCTCCGGATGCCGATCACGAATTCGAGGAGATGCGCCTGGAGTTCGAGGACCTCAACGGCCGAACCCGCATGAATGTCACCCAAGGCCCTTTCGAATCCCAGGAGTGGGTGGACATGACCCGTGACGGCTGGGGAACTTCGTTCGACAAGCTGGACGACCTCCTGGCATAA
- a CDS encoding 2-phosphosulfolactate phosphatase has protein sequence MAGVPQRQLPYAVRFEWGLDGARAVVPGADLAVVVDVLSFTTCVSVAVDRGAVVFPYPHRDASAIDFAAHHQALLAGPRNTESLSLSPSSLRKAGTLERVVLPSPNGSTISHELAASAPKVVAVSLRNAAATARWVHAALPADAVIAVIAAGEKWTDGGLRPSLEDQLGAGAFIAGLAAAGRHSFSPEAEMAAAAFGAAEPRLTEVLQGCSSGRELIDAGYAGDVSIAAELDDSSAVALLLNGAFRTP, from the coding sequence ATGGCGGGGGTGCCGCAGCGGCAACTTCCGTACGCGGTCCGGTTTGAATGGGGGCTCGACGGCGCCCGTGCCGTAGTGCCCGGTGCGGACCTCGCGGTGGTGGTTGACGTCCTGTCCTTCACCACATGCGTCAGTGTTGCGGTTGACCGCGGGGCTGTGGTGTTTCCCTATCCTCATCGGGACGCATCAGCAATTGATTTTGCGGCTCATCATCAGGCTTTGCTCGCCGGGCCGAGGAACACCGAGAGCTTGAGCCTTTCCCCTTCCAGCCTCCGCAAGGCGGGCACGCTGGAGCGCGTGGTTCTCCCCTCCCCCAACGGTTCGACAATCAGCCATGAGCTTGCGGCATCGGCGCCCAAAGTAGTGGCTGTCTCACTCCGAAACGCCGCCGCAACGGCCCGCTGGGTCCACGCCGCCCTGCCCGCCGACGCCGTGATCGCCGTGATCGCAGCAGGTGAAAAGTGGACGGACGGTGGATTGCGGCCGTCGTTGGAGGATCAGCTCGGGGCGGGCGCGTTCATTGCCGGCCTCGCAGCCGCAGGTCGTCACAGCTTTTCACCCGAGGCTGAGATGGCTGCCGCGGCGTTCGGTGCTGCCGAACCCCGGCTGACAGAAGTACTGCAAGGCTGTTCCAGTGGACGGGAATTGATCGACGCCGGTTATGCCGGGGACGTCAGCATCGCGGCAGAGTTGGATGACAGTTCTGCGGTTGCCTTGCTGCTGAACGGTGCTTTTAGGACGCCCTAG
- a CDS encoding phosphoribosylanthranilate isomerase, translating to MFVKVCGLSTPESLSEAVDAGADAVGFVLTASPREVSPEQVRILLPLVPAGVHAVGVFRHESAADAVETARAAGLEWVQLHGHRTAEDVKTVHDAGMRLIRAVTMGASEDEFADLGEELFLVDAAVPGSGESWDYGSVRAKGLDGREWLLAGGLEAGNVAFAATAAGAWGVDVSSGVESSRGVKDLARIRAFVEAAKA from the coding sequence ATGTTCGTCAAAGTGTGCGGCTTGAGCACGCCGGAATCCCTCAGTGAGGCCGTCGACGCCGGTGCCGACGCGGTGGGATTCGTCCTTACCGCCAGCCCGCGCGAAGTCAGCCCGGAGCAGGTCCGCATCCTCCTTCCCTTGGTTCCTGCCGGTGTCCACGCCGTGGGTGTTTTCCGGCACGAGTCTGCCGCGGATGCCGTTGAAACAGCGCGAGCGGCAGGCCTCGAGTGGGTTCAGCTCCATGGTCACCGCACGGCCGAGGACGTCAAGACAGTGCACGACGCCGGTATGCGGCTCATCAGGGCCGTCACCATGGGTGCCTCCGAGGACGAGTTCGCTGATCTGGGTGAAGAATTGTTCCTGGTTGATGCCGCCGTGCCGGGCTCGGGGGAGTCCTGGGACTACGGTTCGGTCCGGGCGAAGGGACTCGATGGCCGCGAATGGCTGCTCGCAGGGGGACTCGAAGCCGGCAATGTTGCCTTCGCAGCAACCGCGGCCGGAGCCTGGGGCGTGGATGTGTCCTCCGGCGTGGAGTCTTCCCGCGGAGTGAAGGACCTGGCCAGGATCCGGGCGTTCGTGGAAGCCGCCAAGGCCTGA
- a CDS encoding ATP-binding cassette domain-containing protein → MSFEFHASLNARNFDLRLSLADGETVAILGPNGAGKSTLLGIIAGLLRPDAGTATMGAAANGDSLRTLFNLDGGTRLWSPPHLRGTALLAQEALLFPHLNALDNVAFGPRSVGASKRAARETAKHWLAEVEALPLAGRRPAQLSGGQAQRVAVARALAAEPELLLLDEPMAALDIHAAPLLRRVLKRVLQDRKAIIVTHDVLDAYMLADRVIVVDNGRIAEAGPTRQVLERPRSHFAAGLAGLNLVTGTLTSEGITTPDGRVFAGRHDPDWSPLPGQAGVAAFPPSSVSVFPGEVHGSPRNSFPVVITDLEPHGDQIRVRARSGASEQSLSADITPAASADLGLVPGMDVRFVVKSALVSVYPS, encoded by the coding sequence ATGAGCTTCGAATTCCATGCCAGCCTCAATGCCAGGAACTTTGATCTGCGGCTCAGTCTTGCCGACGGCGAGACCGTTGCCATCCTTGGGCCCAATGGCGCAGGCAAGTCCACTCTCCTGGGGATCATCGCCGGCTTGCTGCGGCCGGACGCCGGAACAGCCACAATGGGCGCGGCGGCCAACGGAGACAGCCTCAGGACGTTGTTCAACCTCGACGGCGGAACCCGCCTGTGGAGCCCGCCGCACCTCAGGGGCACCGCCTTGCTGGCCCAGGAAGCACTCCTGTTTCCCCACCTGAACGCGTTGGACAACGTGGCGTTCGGGCCGCGCAGTGTGGGTGCTTCCAAACGGGCGGCCCGGGAAACTGCCAAGCACTGGCTGGCCGAGGTGGAGGCACTGCCGCTTGCCGGCCGGCGGCCAGCTCAACTATCGGGCGGACAAGCCCAACGGGTTGCCGTGGCCCGGGCCCTCGCTGCTGAGCCTGAACTGCTCCTCCTGGACGAGCCCATGGCCGCGCTGGACATCCACGCCGCTCCGCTGCTGCGTCGAGTGCTCAAAAGGGTGCTGCAGGACCGCAAGGCCATCATCGTTACGCACGACGTCCTGGATGCCTACATGCTGGCCGATCGCGTCATCGTGGTGGACAACGGCCGGATCGCCGAGGCAGGGCCAACCCGGCAGGTCCTCGAACGGCCGAGAAGCCACTTTGCCGCCGGATTGGCCGGCCTCAACCTGGTCACGGGCACCCTCACCAGCGAGGGAATTACGACGCCGGATGGCCGGGTTTTCGCGGGCCGGCACGATCCTGACTGGTCACCCTTGCCCGGTCAGGCAGGCGTGGCCGCCTTCCCGCCGTCGAGCGTTTCCGTTTTTCCGGGCGAGGTGCACGGAAGTCCCCGCAACTCCTTCCCTGTGGTCATCACGGACCTCGAGCCGCACGGCGACCAGATCCGTGTGCGTGCACGCTCAGGCGCATCGGAACAGTCCCTTTCGGCCGATATCACCCCGGCAGCCTCTGCCGATTTGGGCCTGGTGCCGGGCATGGACGTGAGGTTTGTGGTCAAGTCCGCGCTGGTCTCGGTGTACCCCTCCTGA
- a CDS encoding FAD-binding oxidoreductase, whose translation MEWIRPANPSYDEARKLFNAMIDRKPAVIAKCSDPAEVAEALSYAHNHNLDVAVRSGGHSVAGMSTNDDGLVIDVRPMKSISINTEAKTATAGAGLTWGEFDRATQQYGLAVTGGRASTTGVSGFTLGGGSGWLERSYGFACDNLLSVDLVTASGDRVTASPGENPELFWGLHGGGGNFGVATSLTFKLHDLGPTVMAGLMLFPGGDAADVSRAYRQIALDAPDAVGTALVFLTAPPEEFIPEDMVGKLAVGMAYLYAGDVESGEEHARPFKELGPAVDLVSPMGYADFQCMIDDPPDLYNYWSADYHNKLTDDALDLLVDSAQRLPGPNSQQLVVRWGGAVGGPAAANTPLQHRGAEWVSHPFGLSATQEGGLEAKAWVKQFRQDIAPHTTGGVWLNFIGDEGQDRIMAAYGEQNYRRLSLVKREFDPDNVFRGNQNILPAQH comes from the coding sequence ATGGAATGGATTCGTCCGGCCAACCCCAGCTATGACGAGGCCCGGAAACTCTTCAATGCGATGATCGACCGCAAACCGGCTGTCATCGCCAAATGCTCCGATCCCGCCGAAGTGGCTGAAGCCCTCAGCTATGCGCACAACCACAACCTGGACGTTGCAGTGAGGTCCGGCGGGCATTCCGTGGCGGGCATGTCCACCAACGACGACGGGCTGGTGATCGACGTCCGTCCCATGAAGTCCATCAGCATCAACACCGAAGCGAAGACTGCCACCGCAGGTGCCGGACTCACGTGGGGCGAGTTCGACCGGGCAACCCAGCAATATGGCCTGGCCGTTACCGGCGGCCGCGCCTCAACCACGGGTGTTTCCGGATTTACGTTGGGCGGGGGCTCGGGATGGCTGGAGCGCTCCTACGGTTTCGCCTGCGACAACCTGCTCTCCGTGGACCTTGTCACAGCGTCCGGGGATCGGGTGACCGCCAGTCCGGGAGAGAACCCGGAGCTGTTCTGGGGACTCCACGGTGGCGGAGGCAACTTCGGTGTCGCAACTTCCTTGACCTTCAAACTGCACGATCTTGGGCCAACAGTCATGGCCGGCCTGATGCTGTTCCCGGGCGGGGATGCCGCTGACGTGTCCCGTGCCTACCGGCAGATCGCCCTTGACGCTCCCGACGCAGTCGGCACCGCACTCGTCTTTCTCACAGCCCCTCCGGAAGAGTTCATTCCCGAAGACATGGTGGGCAAACTGGCCGTCGGCATGGCCTACCTCTACGCGGGAGACGTTGAGTCGGGCGAAGAACATGCCCGGCCTTTCAAAGAGTTGGGGCCCGCCGTGGACCTGGTCTCTCCCATGGGTTATGCGGACTTCCAGTGCATGATCGACGACCCTCCGGATCTCTACAACTACTGGAGCGCCGACTATCACAACAAGCTCACTGATGATGCGCTGGATCTCCTGGTGGACTCGGCGCAGCGGCTGCCGGGCCCGAATTCCCAACAGTTGGTGGTGCGCTGGGGAGGAGCAGTGGGCGGCCCCGCAGCGGCGAACACACCGTTGCAGCATCGAGGCGCAGAGTGGGTCAGTCACCCCTTCGGCCTGTCCGCAACCCAGGAGGGTGGGCTGGAAGCCAAAGCCTGGGTCAAGCAGTTCCGACAGGACATAGCCCCGCACACTACGGGCGGGGTGTGGCTGAACTTCATCGGCGACGAAGGCCAGGACAGGATCATGGCTGCCTACGGCGAACAGAACTATCGCAGGCTCTCCCTGGTCAAGCGCGAATTCGATCCCGACAACGTGTTCCGCGGCAACCAGAACATCCTGCCCGCCCAGCACTGA
- the modA gene encoding molybdate ABC transporter substrate-binding protein: MSITGHRPRFTALLLAGALTTGLAGCAADTSTPAAPSAGASSQLSGEITVFAAASLKTTFTQLAEDFEAGNPGTKVNLSFAGSSDLVTQITQGAPADVFASADTKNMTKLADAQLVDGTAQNFATNVLEIAVPPGNPASISSFADLAKPGVKVVTCANQVPCGAAADVVEKAAGITLSPVSEESSVTDVLGKVTSQEADAGLVYVTDVKGAGNKVKGIPFPESDKAVNTYPIATVGTSKNKELAAAFIAMVTGNDGRKILADAGFGAP; the protein is encoded by the coding sequence ATGAGCATCACCGGTCATCGCCCCAGATTTACAGCACTGTTGCTTGCCGGCGCCCTCACAACGGGCCTCGCAGGCTGTGCAGCGGACACGTCAACACCTGCGGCCCCCTCAGCCGGTGCCTCGTCCCAGCTGTCGGGCGAGATCACTGTTTTCGCAGCGGCATCCCTGAAAACGACGTTCACTCAATTGGCCGAGGACTTTGAGGCCGGGAACCCTGGAACCAAGGTCAATCTAAGCTTCGCCGGTTCCTCGGACTTGGTCACGCAGATTACCCAGGGCGCCCCCGCCGACGTCTTTGCCTCCGCCGACACCAAGAACATGACCAAGCTTGCAGACGCCCAGCTCGTGGACGGCACCGCCCAGAACTTTGCCACCAACGTGCTGGAGATTGCCGTCCCACCCGGCAATCCGGCGTCGATCTCTTCTTTTGCCGACCTGGCCAAACCGGGCGTCAAAGTGGTGACGTGCGCCAACCAGGTTCCTTGCGGCGCAGCTGCGGACGTGGTCGAGAAAGCTGCCGGTATTACCCTGAGCCCCGTCAGTGAAGAATCATCCGTTACCGACGTCCTGGGCAAAGTCACCTCCCAGGAAGCCGATGCGGGCTTGGTTTACGTCACGGACGTCAAGGGAGCGGGGAACAAGGTCAAGGGCATCCCCTTCCCGGAATCGGACAAGGCCGTCAATACCTACCCGATCGCCACCGTAGGTACCAGCAAGAACAAGGAACTGGCCGCTGCCTTCATTGCCATGGTCACAGGCAACGACGGCAGGAAGATCCTTGCCGACGCCGGCTTCGGCGCTCCGTAA
- a CDS encoding YccF domain-containing protein, which yields MKTLLNIIWLVFGGFWLALGYFAAGIICCVLIVTIPWGIASFRIGAYCLWPFGQMVVEKPGGAGVFALLGNVIWLLVAGIWIAIGHVVTAFAMAITIIGIPLAIANLKLIPVSLMPLGKQIVPTNQPFVSTYR from the coding sequence ATGAAAACGCTCCTTAACATCATCTGGCTTGTCTTCGGTGGGTTCTGGCTGGCTTTGGGCTACTTCGCGGCGGGCATCATTTGCTGCGTTCTGATCGTCACCATCCCGTGGGGCATCGCTTCCTTCCGGATCGGTGCTTACTGCTTGTGGCCCTTCGGCCAAATGGTGGTGGAAAAGCCGGGCGGTGCAGGGGTATTCGCTCTCCTCGGCAACGTGATCTGGCTGCTCGTTGCGGGTATCTGGATCGCGATCGGTCACGTGGTCACCGCCTTTGCCATGGCCATCACCATCATTGGCATCCCACTCGCCATTGCCAACCTGAAGCTGATCCCGGTGTCCTTGATGCCGCTCGGCAAACAAATTGTGCCAACCAACCAGCCGTTCGTCAGCACCTACCGCTAG
- a CDS encoding MSMEG_1061 family FMN-dependent PPOX-type flavoprotein, with protein sequence MDTISSPEELEELIGLPLDRVRKKVRTSLSDFDRQWLAASPFCVLSTTDALGRVDASPKGDPAGFIHVLDDHTVAIPERPGNRLAFGFHNILENPNVGILSVVPGRTDTLRINGTAQIVRDADFFDHMVVKGHRPRAAVVVSVEEVFTHCGKAFMRSGLWQPETWDPEGLPSIAVLAQTYTQPGTPLEDLESYYGPSYAERMYKD encoded by the coding sequence ATGGACACCATTTCAAGCCCGGAAGAACTCGAAGAACTCATAGGACTCCCCCTCGACCGCGTGCGGAAGAAGGTCCGTACTTCGCTCAGCGATTTCGATCGCCAATGGCTGGCGGCCAGCCCCTTTTGCGTGCTTTCAACGACCGATGCGCTGGGGCGGGTAGACGCCTCGCCCAAGGGAGACCCTGCCGGATTCATCCACGTCCTGGATGACCACACCGTTGCCATCCCGGAGCGCCCCGGGAACAGGCTCGCCTTCGGCTTCCACAACATCCTGGAAAACCCGAATGTCGGCATCCTGTCCGTCGTCCCGGGAAGGACCGACACCCTGCGTATCAACGGTACGGCGCAGATTGTCCGGGATGCAGACTTCTTCGATCACATGGTGGTCAAGGGGCACCGGCCCCGCGCAGCCGTGGTGGTTTCCGTAGAGGAAGTGTTTACCCATTGCGGCAAGGCTTTCATGCGGAGTGGCCTATGGCAGCCCGAAACCTGGGATCCGGAAGGCCTGCCCAGCATCGCGGTCCTGGCCCAGACGTATACCCAACCCGGGACACCGCTGGAGGACCTGGAGTCCTACTACGGACCCTCCTACGCCGAGAGGATGTACAAGGACTGA
- a CDS encoding DUF4031 domain-containing protein translates to MAVYIDPPLWPAHGTVFSHLVSDSTLDELHAFAAAAGIPERAFDGDHYDVPERRYDDLVLAGAIPVEARILVRKLIASGLRIPARERSKALTVPLMERWNSILPGHEELGLELLERWGEDGRKYHSRTHLLAVLEALDLLTEPAVPARTVSLAAWFHDAVYEGVAGQDEEDSAVLAEDRLTAAGLPPDDVAEVARLVRLTSNHSPEADDHAGALLCDADLSVLGGDQQAYARYLAAVREDYAHVSDDDFAKGRAAVVRHLLNLEPLFHGERAKGLWLDAARRNLTAELA, encoded by the coding sequence ATGGCCGTCTACATTGATCCGCCCCTATGGCCCGCGCATGGGACCGTTTTTTCGCATCTGGTATCGGATTCAACCCTGGATGAGCTTCATGCGTTCGCCGCCGCTGCCGGAATTCCGGAAAGGGCCTTCGACGGCGATCACTACGACGTCCCCGAACGCCGCTACGATGACCTCGTCCTCGCCGGTGCCATACCCGTTGAGGCCCGGATCCTGGTCCGCAAACTCATAGCGAGCGGCCTGCGGATTCCGGCGCGCGAACGGAGCAAAGCCCTCACAGTCCCTTTGATGGAGCGGTGGAACAGCATTCTTCCCGGCCACGAGGAGTTGGGGCTGGAACTATTGGAACGCTGGGGTGAGGACGGCAGGAAATACCACAGCCGCACCCACCTCCTGGCAGTTCTTGAGGCCCTCGACCTCCTGACCGAACCCGCCGTACCTGCCCGTACCGTCTCCCTGGCAGCCTGGTTCCACGACGCCGTGTATGAGGGAGTCGCCGGCCAGGACGAGGAAGACTCAGCCGTGCTGGCGGAGGATCGCCTCACGGCTGCCGGTCTACCCCCTGACGATGTGGCCGAGGTAGCGCGGCTTGTCCGGCTCACCTCCAACCACTCTCCGGAAGCGGATGACCATGCCGGGGCGCTCCTCTGCGACGCCGACCTCTCCGTACTTGGCGGCGACCAGCAAGCCTATGCGCGCTACCTGGCCGCCGTCCGCGAAGACTACGCCCACGTCAGCGACGACGACTTCGCGAAGGGGCGCGCCGCCGTCGTGCGTCACCTCCTGAACCTGGAACCGCTGTTCCATGGGGAACGAGCCAAAGGGCTCTGGCTCGACGCCGCGCGGCGCAACCTCACGGCGGAACTCGCGTGA
- a CDS encoding sialidase family protein produces the protein MTSYLHTYVSPELPLAIPDLEHVLAVRGVGGYRQYRIPALAVSPRGTLLAAYDGRPNLDDLPNPIDLLLRRSTDNGKTWGPQQVVRTARGLQGFGDPSLLVDNETGRIFMFHAAGTHAGFFEAVPGMEPDDEVQHADVSYSDDDGGTWQHRRLTAQLKSAHPGITGLFAAAGQGIHVHTGPFRGRLVQQYVVLVEGNIMAASAFSDDHGETWVLGELIGDGPSGIGPNENKVVCLDDGRLLLHSRATPCRLWSVSENGGHSWSLLQPVEDLPDPSDNGSLTRFDGRPGVSLPESGTSGWLLSSNNQDPQLRRNTVLSLSIDNGATWPAKLVVCPGSSAYSTVTRLPDGNVGVLYERQGYREIVFASIPAEQLTDQLGSAAASAGGGVDDGVDSGGVDGGGVDGGRADGGGVDGGGGWAGGWVDGGGGRVDGGRADGGGVASGRVDGGRADSCPDVLAFDMELRSITPGRPDEWQNAGEFHVLPSSSDGQWDVQTWKEIGQGYSGNQVLGTREAQDLNYGPIIPGYQAGDILAFTGRARNCGTQPMTGVVLLGPHANQGDFPPVDLLPGEQVLYFTPTYTVTAADMDRAALEVSFTVESDGGRILQVRRFRFELGTGAVQAFQG, from the coding sequence ATGACCTCCTACCTCCACACCTATGTGAGCCCCGAGTTGCCACTGGCGATCCCCGACCTTGAACACGTCCTGGCCGTCCGTGGCGTGGGCGGTTACCGCCAGTACCGTATCCCCGCCCTTGCTGTGAGCCCACGAGGCACCCTGCTGGCTGCCTACGACGGCCGGCCAAACCTGGACGATCTTCCCAATCCCATTGATCTCCTCCTGCGCCGCAGCACGGACAACGGAAAGACCTGGGGCCCGCAGCAGGTGGTTCGCACAGCCCGGGGACTGCAGGGATTCGGTGACCCCAGCCTGCTGGTGGACAACGAGACCGGACGTATCTTCATGTTCCACGCCGCTGGAACCCACGCCGGATTCTTCGAGGCCGTCCCCGGCATGGAGCCGGACGACGAGGTTCAGCACGCGGACGTCAGTTACTCGGACGACGACGGCGGCACCTGGCAGCATCGTCGGCTCACCGCACAGCTCAAATCGGCCCACCCAGGAATCACCGGCCTTTTTGCTGCGGCAGGCCAAGGCATCCACGTCCACACCGGCCCATTCAGGGGCAGGCTGGTGCAGCAGTATGTAGTTCTCGTGGAGGGGAACATCATGGCCGCCTCGGCGTTCAGCGACGACCACGGTGAGACCTGGGTTTTGGGAGAACTGATCGGAGATGGCCCGTCCGGGATCGGGCCCAACGAAAACAAGGTGGTGTGCCTGGATGACGGTCGGCTTCTGCTTCACTCCCGGGCAACGCCGTGCCGTTTATGGTCTGTTTCTGAGAACGGCGGGCACTCGTGGAGCCTGCTTCAGCCTGTTGAAGATCTGCCCGACCCCAGCGACAACGGCTCCTTGACCCGCTTCGACGGACGACCCGGCGTTTCGCTCCCGGAATCCGGCACGTCCGGGTGGTTGTTGTCCAGCAACAACCAGGACCCGCAGCTTCGCCGGAACACGGTGCTCAGCCTTTCCATCGATAATGGCGCCACCTGGCCGGCCAAGCTGGTGGTGTGCCCCGGAAGTTCGGCCTACTCCACCGTGACGCGCCTGCCCGATGGAAACGTGGGCGTCCTTTATGAGCGACAGGGTTACCGGGAAATCGTGTTCGCTTCCATCCCTGCGGAGCAATTGACGGATCAGCTGGGTTCGGCGGCAGCTTCCGCCGGTGGCGGGGTTGACGACGGCGTCGACAGCGGCGGGGTCGACGGCGGCGGGGTCGACGGCGGCCGGGCTGACGGCGGCGGGGTTGACGGTGGCGGCGGCTGGGCTGGCGGCTGGGTTGACGGCGGCGGCGGCCGGGTCGACGGCGGCCGGGCTGACGGCGGCGGGGTTGCCAGCGGCCGGGTCGACGGCGGCCGGGCTGACTCGTGCCCCGACGTCTTGGCCTTCGACATGGAACTGCGCTCCATTACCCCTGGCCGTCCTGACGAGTGGCAGAACGCAGGTGAATTCCACGTGCTTCCATCCTCCAGCGACGGCCAGTGGGACGTGCAAACCTGGAAGGAAATTGGCCAGGGTTACTCCGGAAACCAAGTCCTTGGCACGCGTGAAGCCCAGGACCTCAACTACGGCCCGATCATCCCCGGCTACCAAGCCGGGGACATCCTGGCTTTCACCGGGCGTGCCCGCAACTGCGGCACCCAGCCGATGACCGGCGTCGTACTTCTCGGACCGCACGCCAACCAGGGCGACTTCCCGCCGGTCGACCTTCTGCCGGGCGAGCAGGTCCTGTACTTCACGCCGACCTACACGGTCACGGCTGCGGACATGGACCGGGCCGCGTTGGAAGTCTCGTTCACTGTGGAGTCCGACGGTGGGCGCATACTTCAGGTGCGGCGTTTCCGTTTCGAACTGGGTACCGGCGCTGTGCAGGCTTTCCAGGGTTAG
- a CDS encoding ABC transporter permease has product MKRIGSGYHGIPSWVFVIAGVGGLLVVLPLVAMLAKVNWPQFVPLITSESSLAALGLSLRTSAASTVLCIVLGVPLALVLARGDFPGQRLLRAFVLLPLVLPPVVGGIALLYTFGRQGLLGKSLEAAGIQIAFSTTAVVLAQTFVALPFLVVSLEGALRSAGNKYEAVAATLGARPTTVLRRVTLPLVLPGLASGAVLSFARSLGEFGATLTFAGSLEGVTRTLPLEIYLQRETDADAAVALSLVLVAVAVAVVGLSYGRRQRNKSVEVQP; this is encoded by the coding sequence ATGAAACGCATCGGCTCCGGTTACCACGGCATCCCGTCGTGGGTCTTTGTCATCGCCGGAGTCGGGGGATTGCTGGTGGTCCTTCCACTGGTGGCGATGCTGGCCAAGGTTAACTGGCCGCAGTTCGTTCCCCTCATCACCTCCGAATCCTCGTTGGCGGCGCTGGGTTTGAGTCTGCGAACCTCGGCTGCGAGTACCGTGCTCTGCATCGTGCTGGGAGTGCCCCTGGCGTTGGTGCTGGCACGCGGAGACTTTCCCGGTCAGCGGTTGCTCAGGGCATTTGTCCTCCTGCCGCTGGTTCTTCCGCCGGTCGTCGGAGGCATTGCGCTCCTCTACACGTTTGGGCGGCAGGGGCTTTTGGGTAAATCGTTGGAGGCGGCGGGGATCCAGATCGCGTTTTCCACCACGGCGGTGGTCCTGGCACAGACCTTCGTGGCCTTGCCCTTCCTGGTGGTCAGTTTGGAAGGCGCGCTGCGATCGGCCGGAAACAAGTACGAAGCGGTGGCAGCCACGCTCGGAGCCCGGCCCACAACAGTTCTTCGTCGTGTCACCCTTCCACTGGTTTTGCCAGGCCTGGCGTCCGGTGCTGTCTTGTCCTTCGCGCGCAGCCTGGGCGAGTTTGGTGCCACATTGACCTTCGCGGGAAGCCTGGAGGGGGTAACCAGGACGTTGCCGTTGGAAATCTATCTGCAGCGTGAGACCGACGCCGATGCCGCCGTCGCATTGTCCTTGGTCCTGGTGGCGGTTGCGGTTGCTGTGGTGGGGCTCAGTTACGGCCGCAGGCAGCGCAACAAGTCCGTGGAGGTCCAGCCATGA